The Salinirubellus salinus genome segment CTGAGGAAGACGAACTCCAGAAAGTCGGTGGAGTACTTCGCGAGCGTCGTTCGGGCTTCGGCGGGGTCGTCGAGTCGTTCGAGTTCGGCCCAGCGTTTGCCACTTCCGAGCATGAGTGCCGCGAGGAAGGTCGAGAGGAGCAGCCAGGGGCTTATGGGCGACCCGATGAGCAGTATCCCACCGATGGCCCGGAGGACGAAGCCGCTGCTGATGACCAGCAGGTCGACGATGAGCACGTCCCTGAGCGCGTAGTCGTAGAGGAGGTTCTGTGCGACGTAGGCGACCAGTATGGCCGCGAACGTCGGTTCGACCACCCAGGCGGTCGCGAGACTCGAGACCGAGAGGACCACCGCCGTGACCGCCGCGGTCGTGATTCCCACTTGGCCGCTCGCGATGGGGCGGTGTCGCTTGGTCGGGTGTCTGCGGTCCTCCTCGACGTCCGCGATGTCGTTGGCGATGTAGATGCTCCCTGCGACCGCGGAGAACAGGACGGCACCCATGGTCGCGTCGACCCACGCGTCGAGGTTGAGTGCGTTCATCGAGAAGACGACCGGGATGAACAGGATGACCTGTTTGTACCACTGGCCCGGACGGACTTCGCGGACGAGCCCATCGAGCGAACTCCAGTAGTCGCTCAGTCGCTCCCGTGTCCCGAAGCTCATAGGTGGCCCTGTTGACGTGCCCACTCGACGCTCTCCTCGATTCCACTGTAGAGGTCTGTGGGCGGTTCCCAGTCGAGTTCGTCCATGGCCTTCGACGGGTCGCACGCGATGTGCCGCGACATCTCGCCGGCGACGTGGACGTTCTGCTCGTACATCCCGAGGTTCCCGAGCGTCACGTCGACGATC includes the following:
- a CDS encoding decaprenyl-phosphate phosphoribosyltransferase; amino-acid sequence: MSFGTRERLSDYWSSLDGLVREVRPGQWYKQVILFIPVVFSMNALNLDAWVDATMGAVLFSAVAGSIYIANDIADVEEDRRHPTKRHRPIASGQVGITTAAVTAVVLSVSSLATAWVVEPTFAAILVAYVAQNLLYDYALRDVLIVDLLVISSGFVLRAIGGILLIGSPISPWLLLSTFLAALMLGSGKRWAELERLDDPAEARTTLAKYSTDFLEFVFLSVAAMLLFAYSLYTFFARDLAMMLTIPFAYLAVFRYVYLAIEGHISDPKEMLLDRTTMVNFLLWGITTLVLLYVVPPGWSL